A single window of Venturia canescens isolate UGA chromosome 3, ASM1945775v1, whole genome shotgun sequence DNA harbors:
- the LOC122407820 gene encoding ralA-binding protein 1, translating into MDFESPDVEKEFPGLYASESARKSNESDFSDEGSHEKHSKKELLGGKRKDKKDRKDRGYATLEGESSPDEDQETKSPSKSKKTKAFKFPSKKEKREKSREKDGKDKETEKDKDKKKRDKDEKDVDKEKRKDKDKDKSKQKVKDRKKSKHAEDGLDIGEAQPIFGVSLHLAVERSRCHDGVELPLVVRDCIDCVEESGMNTEGLYRIPGVKSKVQHVKKLYNQREPVNISEIEPMVAASLLILFLRELPEPVLESSEVITRFEQAASTKDLAQRETKLAQLTKQLPECNRTLLAWVTLHLDHLTTKEKTTKMNAQTVAMTLSPVLQMSHRLLLALLFHCKALFPEIKLTKYVPPLPSSSINLLEGAEKIAAELAKQESLLSQIHMQMNDGFVTKSREEQLWEVQRIITQLKRKYKTVQKLEGAVQKSLDEEVKCYEGIQREARTKTLSESDASHVKLESRQASITSVKKDSEVWNIEDPKEKQLPKRRASGTSVEVTDIERKNSIQEKDTIDGMTETPTLVSESSKGVDTLESPQEDEKVSTDPSPENTIDKLRESLIHVELLNMQSQLKSRIAQEKSEIKRLLETIAEKGPEKPKPKERIHSPNEAEITAMIQLGKENQLLEKKMMTLIRSIIEERDACVELRVQLAMHQLLSQNTINDIITTKI; encoded by the exons ATGGACTTTGAGAGCCCGGACGTCGAGAAGGAGTTTCCGGGGCTCTATGCATCCGAGTCGGCCCGGAAAAGTAACGAAAGCGATT TCAGCGACGAGGGCAGTCACGAAAAACACTCGAAGAAAGAGTTATTAGGTGGAAAACGCAAGGATAAAAAAGATAGGAAGGATCGAGGTTACGCTACTCTGGAAGGCGAGAGCTCTCCCGACGAAGATCAAGAGACAAA AAGTCCctcaaaatctaaaaaaacgaaagccTTCAAGTTTCCATCTAAAAAAGAGAAACGCGAGAAATCACGTGAAAAAGATGGCAAAGACAAGGAAACTGAGAAGGacaaggataaaaaaaaacgagacaaaGATGAGAAAGACGTTGATAAGGAAAAGCGCAAGGATAAAGACAAGGATAAGTCTAAACAGAAGGTGAAAGATCGGAAGAAGAGTAAACACGCGGAGGACGGATTGGATATTGGTG aggCACAACCAATCTTTGGCGTCAGTTTGCACCTTGCAGTCGAAAGGAGTCGATGCCATGATGGAGTCGAACTTCCTCTTGTCGTTCGGGATTGTATTGACTGCGTAGAAGAATCAGGAATGAATACAGAAGGCTTGTACAGAATTCCAGGTGTCAAATCAAAAGTTCAGCATGTAAAAAAGTTGTACAATCAACGGGAACCTGTAAATATATCCGAGATTGAACCCATGGTTGCAGCGAGTTTGTTAATACTCTTTCTAAG AGAGCTACCGGAACCGGTTCTTGAAAGTAGCGAAGTAATAACGCGTTTTGAGCAAGCGGCCTCAACGAAGGACCTCGCACAACGAGAAACGAAACTTGCCCAATTGACTAAACAGCTTCCTGAATGCAACAGAACTCTTTTAGCGTGGGTGACGCTTCATCTCGATCACCTAACGACCAAA gaaaaaactacgaaaatgAACGCCCAGACGGTCGCGATGACGCTCAGTCCGGTTTTGCAAATGAGTCATCGTTTGCTACTCGCACTTTTATTTCACTGCAAAGCTCTCTTCcccgaaataaaattgacgAAATACGTTCCGCCGTTACCGTCGAGTAGTATTAATTTGTTGGAAGGTGCGGAAAAGATTGCTGCAGAATTGGCCAAACAGGAGTCTCTATTGTCACAAATCCACATGCAAATGAACGACGGTTTCGTAACCAAATCGAGGGAGGAACAATTGTGGGAGGTTCAACGTATAATTACACAGCTGAAG agaaaatataagaCTGTACAGAAATTGGAGGGAGCGGTGCAAAAGAGTCTCGACGAGGAGGTCAAATGTTACGAGGGTATTCAACGAGAGGCAAGGACGAAAACACTCTCGGAAAGTGACGCATCTCACGTGAAACTCGAATCTCGACAGGCGTCAATAActtcagtgaaaaaagatTCCGAAGTTTGGAATATCGAGGATCCCAAAGAAAAACAGCTCCCAAAAAGACGAGCCTCTGGTACGAGTGTTGAGGTCACCGATATCGAACGGAAAAATTCTATTCAGGAAAAAGATACTATTGACGGAATGACCGAAACTCCCACGCTCGTTTCTGAATCATCTAAGGGAGTCGACACTTTGGAATCCCCCCAAGAAGATGAAAaag tctcGACTGATCCCAGTCCGGAAAATACAATCGATAAACTTCGCGAGAGCTTGATTCACgtggaattattgaatatgcaATCTCAGCTGAAATCTCGAATAGCCCAAGAGAAAAGCGAGATCAAAAGGTTGCTGGAAACTATAGCTGAAAAAGGGCCGGAAAAACCAAAGCCAAAAGAGAGAATTCACTCGCCTAACGAAGCGGAAATTACTGCGATGATACAATTGGGCAAAGAAAATCAGTTACTTGAG aaaaaaatgatgactcTGATACGCAGTATAATCGAGGAGAGAGATGCCTGCGTGGAACTCCGGGTGCAATTGGCAATGCACCAGCTTCTGTCTCAAAACACAATAAACGACATAATAACGACGAAAATCTGA